The Micromonospora sp. NBC_01740 genome includes a window with the following:
- a CDS encoding thiopeptide maturation pyridine synthase has protein sequence MTATSWQSIHVHHHGTATDRLIVEAVRPLSRELAVHGHRSWFTRHWRQGPHVRLHVDADDRALREVVVPLTASVLEPYLPGLPTGEVDVEAVLPLHRRLARLELEDGPLTPWRPDNSWHVDRYDDRVAVHGTAEASALTADFLTDTNDHAFAVLADVVAGGNLHAAVFDTMVALIRPGIDGPGAGHLSYRSHAEAHLAQAPDGERRRRAWDGHHRANAAALEARLAAVLAGGDASAPYGPASFVAVLERYQARGRRLHERGLLPLGVGVDGSATTDEVRTRFRELSPFHRALAENEHWLTVVRPSVEFALFRLSLNLMYLQFTRMGLSPENRYFLCHLVAGAAEARAGRTAVDVVRALGAPA, from the coding sequence GTGACCGCGACGTCGTGGCAGAGCATCCACGTGCACCACCACGGGACGGCGACCGACCGGCTGATCGTCGAGGCCGTCCGGCCCCTGTCCCGCGAGCTCGCCGTCCACGGCCACCGCAGCTGGTTCACCCGGCACTGGCGCCAGGGGCCGCACGTCCGGCTGCACGTCGACGCCGACGACCGGGCCCTGCGCGAGGTCGTCGTCCCGCTCACCGCGTCGGTGCTCGAGCCGTACCTGCCGGGGCTGCCGACGGGCGAGGTCGACGTCGAGGCGGTGCTGCCCCTGCACCGCCGGCTGGCCCGGCTCGAACTGGAGGACGGTCCACTGACGCCGTGGCGTCCCGACAACTCGTGGCACGTCGACCGCTACGACGACCGGGTGGCGGTGCACGGCACCGCCGAGGCGTCGGCGTTGACGGCGGACTTCCTGACCGACACGAACGACCACGCCTTCGCGGTGCTCGCCGACGTGGTGGCCGGCGGGAACCTGCACGCGGCGGTCTTCGACACCATGGTCGCGCTGATCAGGCCCGGGATCGACGGCCCCGGAGCGGGACACCTCAGCTACCGTTCCCACGCCGAGGCGCACCTGGCCCAGGCCCCCGACGGCGAGCGACGGCGCCGGGCGTGGGACGGGCACCACCGGGCGAACGCGGCGGCGCTGGAGGCCCGCCTCGCCGCCGTCCTGGCCGGGGGCGACGCGTCGGCCCCGTACGGCCCGGCGTCGTTCGTCGCGGTGCTGGAGCGCTACCAGGCGCGGGGCCGCAGGCTGCACGAGCGGGGCCTGCTGCCGCTCGGCGTAGGCGTGGACGGCAGTGCAACGACCGACGAGGTGCGGACCCGGTTCCGTGAGCTCAGCCCGTTCCACCGCGCCCTCGCCGAGAACGAGCACTGGCTCACCGTGGTGCGGCCGTCCGTGGAGTTCGCGCTCTTCCGGCTCTCGCTGAACCTGATGTACCTGCAGTTCACCAGGATGGGACTGAGTCCCGAGAACCGCTACTTCCTCTGCCACCTGGTCGCCGGCGCGGCGGAGGCCCGGGCCGGCCGCACCGCCGTGGACGTGGTCCGGGCGTTGGGCGCGCCGGCGTGA